The Nocardia sp. NBC_01503 sequence TCGCGGCGCTGCTCCAGACTCAACCCCGCCCACCGGCCCGGATCGCTGTACAGCGCGTTCTCGAAGTAGCTCTCACCACGGGTGTAGAGCGTGGGCATCGGCGAGATCACCGAGACCGTCAGCATCTCGTGGGCAACCAGCTCGTCCAGCGCCGAACCCGCGGTCTCACCGCCGCCGATCACCGCTACCCGCGAGGAGACCGGCAACGCGCGTCGGCCCGCCAACTCCCAGAAGTCGGCGATGCTCAACACCTTCGGATGCCCGGCCAGCGCCCGCGAGCTGCGCCCAGGACCCGTGATCATCAGCTCATCGGCGTCCAACAGGGTGACCACACCGTCGGAGCCGGTCACCGAGATCAGCCAGCCGTCGGCCGCCGGTGCGATCGAACTCACCCGGCCCCGAACCAATTCCAGATCGATGCGGTGCCCGACCCACTGCAGATACTTGGCCCACACATGATGCTGCGGACTGGGCCGGCCGCGATCGATCCACTCCGCGTAACCGCCCTGATCGACCAGGAACGAAGGCCAGCTGAAGGCGTGCATGGCCTCGTTGATCTCACGATTGCGGCCGCGGGCCCAGGTGGAGTGGTACGGGAAGCCCACATCCTTCTCCGGGCTGGTGCCGAGGCGATGACGGCCGTCGGTCCAGCCACCACTGGGCAGCCAGTTGCCGCCCACCGCATGCGGCTCCACCACCACCACGCGCGGTGCGGGCAGGCCGAGTCGTTGCAGGACATGCGCTTTCGCGGCTACCGCGAGGGCTTTCGGGCCCGCGCCGACGACCAGCAGAGTCTTCACCGGGTTCACACTCACTTTCCTCCGCAACCGCTCGGCGATCGCGTCACAGCAACCAAGGTCCCCTCCCATGTTTGCATAGGCTTACCTTATATTGCTTGGGTACCGCTTGGGCAACGCCCGCGGCCCACCGAAGTGAACGATTGGATG is a genomic window containing:
- a CDS encoding SidA/IucD/PvdA family monooxygenase yields the protein MKTLLVVGAGPKALAVAAKAHVLQRLGLPAPRVVVVEPHAVGGNWLPSGGWTDGRHRLGTSPEKDVGFPYHSTWARGRNREINEAMHAFSWPSFLVDQGGYAEWIDRGRPSPQHHVWAKYLQWVGHRIDLELVRGRVSSIAPAADGWLISVTGSDGVVTLLDADELMITGPGRSSRALAGHPKVLSIADFWELAGRRALPVSSRVAVIGGGETAGSALDELVAHEMLTVSVISPMPTLYTRGESYFENALYSDPGRWAGLSLEQRRDVIRRTDRGVFSVRVQESLLGDNRVHHLQGRVTRVRESGAGVELTLRNAPRADELHVFDLVVDATGGQPLWFLDLFDTDAADLLELAVGGPPTQARIEAAVGYDLAVSNLEAKLYLPNLAALTQGPGFPNLSCLGELSDRVLRPAVDGSEVASRVAVGRVEHARARK